Genomic DNA from bacterium:
CCGTCAGCGCGGAGCCGACCGAGAGCACCAGGGGCAAGGCGCACGTCCTCATCAGGGTCGCAAGATTCATCGCTCCGCTCCTTTGCCTTAATTTGGCGCAAGAGCGTCGTCATTTTTCCCGGGAAGTTGCCGCGATGTAGAAATGAAACAGTGAGACTAGGGCAGGCACACGGCTGGGAGCGGGTCGATTCCCCCGGCAGCCTGTGCGGCGCAGTATTCGTTGAGAACGGCGGCTTCCGAAAGGGCCGCGTTGTAGAGGGTCACATTGTCGATCCCGCCGTTGAAATAACTGATGTCGTACCTTCCGATCCATAGGCTCCCCACCGCCCCGGTCGCCGCCTGGGTCGACGCCTTCGTGCCGGAGGGAACCCCGTCCAAATAAAGCCTCATCCCACCCGCGTTCGTCGTCCCGTCGAAGCTCCCAAGGACATGATGCCAGGCGCTCGGGTCGATGGGGGCGGAAAGGCTATTCCCTCCATCCCCAATGTAAAAATACACCCGACCGTCCGTATGGTAAGTCAAGGCGTAGTTGAGGGTACCTTGATTCAAGATGCCGCTATCGGAGCTCGCCGGAACTCCATTGCCGTAGATCCAGGCCGAGATGGTCAGAGGGCCGGAAAGTGCCAGGCCGCTGCCCAGATCGACGTAGTCGTCAGTCCCGTCGCACTGCAGGGCCAATCCGTCGATCCCGCCCCCGAACCCGGCCCCGTTCTGCAAGACGCCGTCATTGCCGACTGTCCCGGAATCCGCCGCATTGCCGTTCAGTCGCAGCCAGGCGACCAGCGAATCGTCCGTCGAAAACACACGGACGGCGCTCCACTCGGAGTAACGACCGTCGCTGTAACGGGCCCGGACCTTCCAGCGGTAAATGGTGTTTGGGGCCAGGGGGTCTACGACCTGGAATAGGCTCGCGATCAGGGCGCCGTTGGGGCATTCGGAGGCCTCGTCGATCTCGGT
This window encodes:
- a CDS encoding LamG domain-containing protein, with translation SRSLEVFDMLTMNGMANAWRAAGLALGMTLGGAAAVSMPGCELDTRVISGVPASGGDGGMGGDGGIGGDGGAGGDGGAGPLISGSQYVPGPLRPADMSILPPTRAFLLWQTGEIPSGAGLMSYELCRTSGPATEIDEASECPNGALIASLFQVVDPLAPNTIYRWKVRARYSDGRYSEWSAVRVFSTDDSLVAWLRLNGNAADSGTVGNDGVLQNGAGFGGGIDGLALQCDGTDDYVDLGSGLALSGPLTISAWIYGNGVPASSDSGILNQGTLNYALTYHTDGRVYFYIGDGGNSLSAPIDPSAWHHVLGSFDGTTNAGGMRLYLDGVPSGTKASTQAATGAVGSLWIGRYDISYFNGGIDNVTLYNAALSEAAVLNEYCAAQAAGGIDPLPAVCLP